In Macrobrachium rosenbergii isolate ZJJX-2024 chromosome 19, ASM4041242v1, whole genome shotgun sequence, the following are encoded in one genomic region:
- the LOC136848492 gene encoding uncharacterized protein has protein sequence MATDATTVSPILYDLQEGLKNFDLTNWTRNFDVANFFKGLDLKTFGWLALAVVAVILVVDFFTKSYGPFGRSLAVTAADVWQRNRQHIHFDKYGRDSRSLEPVTEVLDALADAVKKWEKTEEPKVARDRSFYGGRDLW, from the exons ATGGCCACAGACGCTACCACCGTTTCCCCAATCCTGTACGACCTGCAGGAGGGACTGAAGAACTTCGACCTCACCAACTGGACGCGGAACTTCGACGTGGCGAATTTCTTCAAAGGTTTAGATTTGAAGACTTTCGGATGGTTGGCTCTGGCTGTGGTGGCGGTTATCCttgttgtggattttttcactAAGTCCTACGGTCCTTTTGGAAGGAGTCTGGCCGTCACTGCTGCCGATGTTTGGCAGAGGAATAGACAACACATTCACTTTGATAAATATGGAAGAGACAG ccGTTCCCTGGAACCAGTCACCGAGGTCCTGGATGCGTTGGCTGACGCTGTGAAGAAATGGGAGAAAACTGAGGAGCCCAAAGTTGCCCGCGATCGATCCTTTTATGGGGGACGAGACCTTTGGTAG
- the LOC136848491 gene encoding uncharacterized protein: protein MAFTAVSPFVHHLQEGLRNFDLSSWMRSFDLANSVKDLDLKTFGWLALIVVAAIFVADLFTKSYFPLGRSLAVSAADAWQKNRHEINFDKYGRDSRSLEPVTEVLDALAVAVMKWERSHATIVRPDRSSYAGRDLWQS, encoded by the exons ATGGCCTTCACTGCCGTCTCCCCATTCGTTCATCACCTACAGGAGGGGCTGAGGAACTTTGACCTCAGCAGCTGGATGCGGAGCTTTGATTTGGCGAATTCTGTCAAAGACCTCGACCTGAAGACTTTCGGCTGGTTAGCTCTGATTGTAGTGGCCGCCATCTTTGTTGCTGATCTTTTCACCAAATCCTATTTCCCTTTGGGGAGAAGTCTGGCAGTCTCAGCTGCTGATGCTTGGCAGAAGAACAGACATGAAATCAATTTCGACAAATACGGAAGAGACAG TCGATCCCTGGAGCCGGTGACCGAAGTCTTGGATGCTTTGGCTGTTGCTGTCATGAAATGGGAGCGATCTCATGCAACCATTGTGAGACCAGACAGATCATCCTACGCTGGTCGTGACCTTTGGCAATCCTAA